GCAATAAATGCAATATGTCAATGATAAAAAAGGGCCCCTAGTAGGCAGAGAAAAGTATCGTCTGTTACCAGGGGACAAAGGTTAATAGTAGTGTGGTCTTATATGTCTTGATGGATTGACCCAAGGTCTCGGCAAAGCCGTAGAAGTCATGCCATGTACCAATTGTCCTTGCAGTCTTATAGGCGAGATTATAGCTGATGGCTTAAATCCTGACGGATGGGGGTTAGAAGGCTCACGGATTCTAGCATCATCAGTAGGAAAAGCTCTATGTCTCATCAATAACATTGCAGGAGTATCTTGAGAAGTCCACCTAGGTTTCTGTTGGTAAAGAGAGGGAAATCTtagtagtatagtatagtagttAAACAAACATTATGATCAGGGTACAAtaggtatatatacattaagaaAGGAGGTATTTTCCCTGTAGGTATTATAGTCTAAGTAACTTTGTTGCTGGtcacaaaacaaatgtatagtGTAAATTATTTAGACTGGTGTTTGTTAATCTTAAAACCGTTTTGTAAGAAAACTTACTACTGTCCTATTCACCAGTGTAAAGCAGTTGCAAGACAAGTTACACAGATATGAAACACTCACATCTCTTCAGTAAACTGTGAGTTTACAGATCGGTTCATCGTTGGAAGGGACCAACTTTCTAAATGTCTTTTTCTGTACAAAGTTGGCTGTACATAATATACTGTTTCTTGGAAGTCAGCTCACTAATTTACCACTATAAATAAACAGCCAGCCCAACCCTAGTGTTACCATGGCACCTGttagtgggtgggatatattaggcaggagataaacattttgtcctcaaagttgatgtgttagaagcaggaaaaatggtcaagcctaaggatctgagtgactttcacaagggccaaattgtgatggctagaaaactgggtcagagcatctccaaaactgtagCTCTTGTGCAGGGCCAGATTGGGAAGGAAAAGCAGCCCTGTAACTATTTGAACGTTAGGCCCATATATTATTTTGCGTGGTTGAGCTCATTTGCCCATACgctagaaaccacaggggcaccccaacttcacaagtaacatgtcccacagtgtcacatttgcacccaaacagcttgtctgtgccatctttgcatcaCAAGCAGCTTGTCGGTGCAATCTCTGCCCCTTAaactgcctgcctgtgccatttctgcccctagaCACTTACACAGTCATTCACttatttactcactcattcattcacccattctATCTTCCGCACTCCCTTACCTCACCTGTAGATTTTACGGTCCGGCCGAGCAACACTGGCGCCTCGTTGATGTCTATGCAGCTTGACAGCCGCCACACACTGTGGTTTCCTGCGTAGGAGAAGCAGGAAcctgtgtggggaaaaaagcgTTTCCTTGAACAGTGTGCAAGCTCCACAGACATCTGTGCGGCCCCAGTGCTGCTTGGCCGGCCCCGgtaggccagtccggccctgcgcTTGTGAGGTTTCCGTGGagggaaaagcagtgaaccggtgacagggtcatgggctgtctaggctcattgatgcacgtgggagcaaaggctggcccgtgtggtcaaacagatgagctactgtagctcaaattgctgaaaacgttaatgctggttctgatagaaagatgtcagaacacatagtgcatcacagtttgttgcgtatggggacCAGACCAGTCAGTGTGCCGATGCTGACCCCTGTacactgccgaaagtgcctgcgatgggcacgtgagcataagaactggaccacggagcaatgaaaAAAGGTCTGATCTGATTAATCACGTTTTGATTCGCAGGGTCCATGTGCGTCGCTTACATGGCACTAGGATTCATCGAGACACCTcaatgtatttcaaatactggtgttttaaccctttccatttaTGAGATTCTACCAACAGCATTTACCAAAGTGTGTGGTAgtaattgtatttgtatttttttcacacaaattgtatatcaggtataaatttatagctccaggtatgcgtcactatcaaacagCAACCCCATATGTTCATCAACATCTCCcgggtacagtgataccacccatgcatgggcttgtctgtcaaaccattcattttttttttaaattagacacttcttgggtatttgaaatgcttttactttaactctttccatgtcaagatttttgggaagatacagtgctaattgAAGCACTTGttcataataatgtttttttttaattattattctttttggacttttttttacattttgctggaactggatggttcctctgatgcataattatttttaaatattaccactttttttttttttttttttttagcttttccccccaatatttttttattatttttgtttaaatattttactaatcacactgtgattagaaagctgagctccattgacttgcatggttgaatgcagtacctgtattcaacctgcaagtggagccagagttctcaagagggtctggagaccctctagcgaactttcccaactttatttttttcaaggacacACCTCCATCTTGCAAGTGGCAAACTCACTTGCAGTGGCAGTTGTTAGCACTCTCCGGAGCGTTCACAGTgcatcctggggtgagtgttcggtgttgctgaatgccttgttaCCTGACCTTTTGTGTCTGATGTGCCTGGGCCGTCATTgggcgttaaggggttaataataccACTTGTTTTTggacacaatactttttttgtgcagGAACATAGAAAATGTAGTAGGGACTCAGAGATTAAGATGtattgtaatgtaaggaagttttctTTATGAGAGGGTggaaaataaatggaacagcctcccattagaagtggtagaggctaatacaccgagggaatgtaaacatgcatgggataagcacaTGGCtattctgaatataagacaaaaccAAACACTAATTCTGGATGTCTGTGGCTCTACATcaaaatgggcagaccagatgggacGAAAGGTTCCTATCTGCTGTTTATATATCACCAATTGTATTATATATCTCCCTCTTGCAAAACGTATATATAAACTTGCTAAAcaactaaagaaaatagaaCTGCAGGCTCACAATTCTCTCGGCCAAAACTTATTTTCTCCCACCTCTCTCCAGGAGGTAAAGCAGAAGATAAGAATGACGCATCTGTGCAAGAGTGGACTTTGTATTTTATACCATACACCATATGTTAACAAGATACAATAACAGTCTTAAAATGCATTCGCTAAAACATATGTTGAACCTATTTACTTCTTAGATTAGGCACAGTCctcataataatgtttttttgtgttagtCAATATTCTGATCTTTATTTAGACCCaatctttacattttagatGCCCCCACATAGCCTTTTTTTGTCTAAACCACCTAAAACAACTACAGCTGCCCCAGCAATATGCACTCGAAAAATGAGATTTTGTGATGAGGGGCACATTACCCATGAGGCAAAAGGGGTCCAATTGCTGTTACTGCTATGACAACTACAGCCTTCAAAACTGCcgaagaaattatatatattatgtacaaaAATCATATTCAACTGGCATTAAACAGAAAAGCCATAGATGTGTTGGCACCCCTTCATCATGAAATCTTTTTGAAAGATAGGAGCCATCTGGTCTGcacatttttcctgatttaagGACTCCGTTCTTACTCGcaccttggtcttgtcttggatTCTGTACagctttatgcctaccccaATGCAGGGGCAAGGCGGCCGGTATGAACCGGTAAGACAAGTATTTTTCCTGTAAACTCTAGAGATAACAATTCTGCAAACcttctttgttttaaataaactttatgATTAAAGGGGTGCCAACAGATCCATTGCTATTGTCTTACTATAGCTATATAATGTTCAAGCACAGTAAACCCAAGCCCAACACATGATTTTGGCTGCTTATTGGACCATTATGGTTATAATTGTTGACTGGTAAAGTATATtatcatacctgagaacttgtttaattgcacctcccccaacacattaataaggttttggtagcagtataaactgctttgtgtgtccactatgtaggaggtgagagtaggttctcaccctattgagagtgtgccttgacgtggcgggtgagcttaattatgctttggccaattcatataaccaaaacctctcatttatattatgtttatatatttgttgccaactttattagggtaagaagcgcagacagtttttgtttcttgcatacattgtacagccaatacactgtttcttgcagaatgcttacacctgtttggtaggcctcgtattacacatttgtattatttgagcctgtgactagcttagcgcaccgacattttttcttttacctgaGAACTTCCCTAATATGCTGGCCTGGATATCTCCTGTTCCCTCTCTACATGGAAGCCAGTGGCCTTTCTTTTACTTTCTTTTACTTTGTAAGTATTTTCATGTGTATCGTTTGTCCTTTTAAAACCCCTAAAACCTGGGGCCACCAAAGAGTTAAATTGTGAGAATCCTAAACTTCTTTGTAACCCAAGCTTGTCACCCTAGGTGCTCTGCGGGTCAGATTAAACCCCATCTGTGAGTTACACAGGAATGCTAACAAATCACCTGGGCCTGAAGagtaaatattgaaataaggtGGAGAAAATATTATACAAGGGAGGAAACGACACACACTGTAAAACAACATGAAAAGATGACTGTTGGTCAGAATTCCTGTATAGAGACTTATAGACTGATTGAGTGACTAAGCATTGCCGTCGCTAGATCTGGTCACcatataattcatttttcatttttaccaaaTTAAACTCTGTACATTTTGTGACAAGTTAAGTGAGTGCACTTTAATACAACGGATAGCTAAATAGTCCTTTTAAGTGTACATGGTGCCCCCCTTGCATATAATGTAGGGATTGTGGAGAATCCACCCATATGAATTTGCTTCTTTTCTATCTCCCCACTATTTGGGATGTAGGAGACACATTTGAGTAAACACATCTCTTAACACATGGTTTATTTACTGCCAGTAAGCTCCAACGCTGGCTCGGTGAACGTCACAGTTCCCATCGTGAGCAGAAAGGACTCCCATTGGTTTCAATGGAAGCTCTTTCTTGGCACTGATTGTCTGCTTTGTGCAGCCAATAAATGGTTTGAATCATCAGACCACAGAGGTGGTATTcttctgcagctctggagctgcagcttccaccaAGGTAAGTGGTTTAGTTTTTCTCTTTCATGAatatttttgaagaatgcatttaAAGTACTCACAAGACTGCATTCTTGCCATACtgagtatataataataaaatttctACAGCCAATAATTGTTTGTCACAAGATTTCCGTTTCACCTAAGGGGATAGATAGTACTGAATAGAACAAACTGCTATTAaactatttaaaacaaacattttgcttCTTTAGTAGAGAACTTACTTATGAACCTAGATAATATGCATATTTTGAGGTTTGATTCTCTTATCATTACTGAAGCAGCCGTAAGATATTGTGACTTGTGTGTTTAATATTTCCATTGTCATAGCTGGCAAGTCAAAATTAAAAAGCTTTACTTTTGCAAAATACCTAATTTTCCTACATAAGTGACTTCTTACCAGGCGTCAATAGTCAACAAACagtgaataaattaaaaaattgagaacatttttaaataaaaatgctaaaactTTAGAGCGTTAAATTCCATgatcattaagaggttaaaacaTTTCTAGTTTTCACATAGGATCATGTTTTTAGTAGCACATATGTCATGTGAATGTGTTATCTTTGCCTAATCTACCAGACAAACAACCTGACTGCTTATCATGCTACCTTATGGTAAACAACAGAATCGCTCTTATCTCATAACCAAACAGTTTAAAGAACACCGGACTTGAGGGACCCTCTCACTCAAGAAATCCTATAAAGTGAAAGCCTTGATTAAACATGCAGGGCTTCATTTGTATTGCCATaaagctcagtgtggtgtttaatCAAGTGTTTAATCGGACCATTGCTCATCTATAATATCTCTCCTGCCACCAGGGGGATTTTATCCTCAACAGTGTATAGCTTTCCCTGATATGACCAATGAGTACCTAGTATTGACCTAacgtattaaaaatgaaaaaaaaaacccagacaaTTGTTATAACACAGTTCTGCTAATTAACAGTCTTTTTAAGCCAAATCAGCCCTtagctaaaacaaaacagtttcAAACAGAGCGCAAGTTCATACTTATGGAGCTAGAACGtcacagaggttttttttttatggctatgGACTTGGTCAGTGATCTCTAGCTGAAATGCTCTAGGCTTCCAAACGAAACTCACTCCCTGTGTGAGAATTGATCAAGCTAGCTGTTGTTGCAGACCTCCTGCTTCTCCACGAGTTTATCTTTCTTCCAGGAACTCAAAAAAACAGTATAGGAAAGGCTCCAAATTAATCCAGATAGTTGAAGGATTCTCCAAGGTAATCAAACCCGAATATTAACTACACCCACACACCAGACCTGGAATCCTGCcattaaaacttaacttttaatattgttgtcattaaaaaagcacaatGTGATAAAACTCCTCCTCTATAGACTGCAAGTCTGTATCACATCTAGTCCAAATGAAAAATTCAACGGGACTAGCCAGCAGCCGACAGAAAATGAAGGACTCTAATCTATTGATCTGCCTCACCTGTAAAAGATTCTAAGACTGCCtaatagcaaaaaaagaaaataaatatatagtgttcACTACATTTTCGTCAGGGGATTTCTTCCAGGGACGCATCTGTTCAGCCTTCGAGACCCTGCTGTTTAAGTGGGCGTGCTGGTATAGCCGCTGTGGACCAGATTGGGAAGGGTTCTGAGGTTCTGCTGGCCCACAGTAGTTCATCCTTTATGTGGAACTAGTCCATATTCATAAAGATGTCCCTACGTGCCTCCCTCACAAGGTTTTGTGGCCTCGGTAGCCGATGGATCCTGTCGAACAGTAAATCGGACTCCATCTTGTTCATTCCAACAAGTTCCTGTGGGATTCTAttactttgtttattttttgttctgctCTCTCAGAGTGCTCTCCCAGCTCTCTTATCTGACTGTTAAATTTCTTAGTGAGATATTTGATATCCTTTTTGAGATCTTAACATTTGGAGTACagtctttgttttctttaagtGGTGAATGGGATACCATATTAGAactgatctttttttctttgttttgtggcGCTAAATACTGCACCAATTTGCCCTGGGCTTTCTTGAAGCTCACTGTTGACGTTATGTTTAACTAAGTTGGTCACCTTCtcttgtttaaaatgttaaactttCCCCCCAGCCAACAGTGGAGCTCATCTGAAACACTGCCAGCTCCTTTATGCTCCATGCAtggtaaaagttatttttaaacagtCAACATAGGGTATGGGGTCTATTTATAAAGGTTTGAGTATGTTAACTCCACTGTGTTGGATAAAACTCAGCAACtcgtctattcactaaagtaaaGTCTACTGTCAGGAGATTTGGGAGTAATGCATCAGAGCTGCAGGCTGTTGGGTTATACAACTAGTAGGCTGAACCCTCTTTGAGATTCCGGGGAAGGCAATAGGAAGGCCTAAAGTAAATGTATGGgatgtataatgtgtgtttattgtgtatatataatattttgtttgtgcGAGGCTCGTATGGAGTCTGTGTGTATAGTAACGGCTGCTATGTTAGTTAGTCATAActatctaaaaatgtatttataaagtgcaTGGAGTAGAAATCATAGCTTTCATCTCAAAACTCCAACAATTCATTATAACACCAGAGAAggtaaaatatacaattaacaTAAACTCACGTTTTCTTATACAAACTAACAGAAATAGAAGAAAAGCTAGACAAAATATTCTTTTCTAACACAAATTCAGTTGATTAAACAGAATCTAGAGCTTTTGTAATGACTAAATGTATAAACTATTTCAGCTGTAAAGAAGTATGGCTCTTCTGAAACATTGGTGAATTTCACTCACCTTTGATTCCTCCCCAAGCTCCAGTGGGTtttgtcttggattatgctCTCCGCTGCAGCCAGACAATTGAGACAGCTGACTAAGATCCCATAGGGACTTGCTCGGCCTCCCCCCGGTTGTTTTGGCAACAGACAATCTGGAACGTTGTACATTCTTTAGAATATCACTTAAAGCACTATGTGACTCTTGTCCATTTCGTACATTTACCGAAGTTCCTTCAAAGTTACGACAGGCGGCCAGGCGGTGCCTGATAGTGTAGTCAGGCAAATTCACAGTTTTTGTGGTGATATTTGAAGAAAACGGAGGAGCACCTGTTACGTTGTTAACCTCTGAGTTTGTGCCCACGTTCTTCTCGATTACTGGTACTACTGTGCGCCGTTCTGTTATCTTATTAACACTCTTAGATAACGGAACCCCAACTAATGGGCTCTTGTAAGGGGCCGAGAGAATATCTGTTGGTTGTAACATCCCACTGGTGTTAAACTTTTTAGGTGAGGAGAACCCATTTGCATTAATCTCTGCTATTTCTGATACGGGTTGACAATTGTGGTTGACCATTTCGGGCTCCTTGGGCACAGTTACTGCCAGTGAAGGAACTGGTGATCTGCTGTTAACATCTTTGTTGGCAAAATCATATCTTTGTAGAGGGCGTGAAGCGGCAAAAAGAGTTCGGAATTCATTATCAAATGTGTCAGTTATTTCTCCTGTTAACAGTGTGATAAGGTTTCTTTCCAGTCGTGCGTCACTCCAtgtgaaactaaaaaaaaagaagggagtGCTATAAAAAATGGCAATCatttaattagcatttttagGTATTTTAGGTGATTGTACTAAAGCCTACAGGTTTATGCTTCAAGTAAGGCTTAGACCCTATCTCAAAGATTAAATGTGAGAAAGTGTCTTTGTTTTTATGCTTTGCCAATGGTGGCTTTTTTAATTATCAGTGTAGGGCTATGACCTACTTAGAAGGTACTACACTATACATGCAGAAATAAAGTTACCGGATGGTGTGGGCTTCCAAGTTAAGCGTCTATGATATAAAAATGAGATAAGGATTacaaatcttttctttttattaccagtaaaaaaaactttgttacTCTCTCTTCTTATTGTGGGCCGCTCACACGGTGGACACAAAGCAGGGCTGCATTCctaatcatttattatttatttaccgtatttatttatgtattaatttaattagCAGGGGtgtactttttctttcttttctctttcgcTTTGCCTGTTGGAGACAACCTTTCTTTCATAAGTTCTTATTGTGTATTTCAGTAACAACATAATGTCTCATTTCTATACACAATCTATTAGTACAGTCAACATAATTTCTATTCGGTTTCACatatagtattttatttctgcagcatttcttttaattaaagttGAACTCCCACCAttcttttattactagtatgagattaaaaataaattctcaaaatattgtgcttttttacAACAGGTGTAGTGTTTGCCGAATGTTTTCCAGAAGCTGCATTTTAGCGATTTAAATGTGTTCTCGCTAttttatcttagcccaatctactagacataCAGCCTGACACCTTATGCAATGGCTCATTGTTAGTCACTCGATCGGACActgtgactaatgaaagtctatagaggaacaAATTAGATTAGCATTCCCATAAAGAATCGTTTTAGTTTGATGTTTGATCATGGGAGGTAAATGATAATATCACATGGCTGACAATGATGGCAGTCTCTATTTTGTGGAAAATGGAGGTCTTTTGGAACAAAATTTccataaaactatttttatgcttagggaaaaatatttttccttttaaaatgcCAATAATTAAGAAATATCACAGGGTATCAGTTTATTTTACATCTATCCACaagtttataaataaagtaaaattaaaaactatGTAGAGTTGTTGGTATTAATAAACTGCATTAAAATTTGAACATCTCCCATTCAAATCATATTCTTTTTCATGAATGTCTATATCTTCTGTGTTACAATCCAAATATTCAATCGTcattatagaaacatttttaaatgttagttaGTGCAGgccttaataaataattatattgtgtACCTATATACCACTCTCTTACGGAATAAACAGAATGTACATACCTGTATGTTCCTGTGATTACAGATTCACCATCTACTAAAAGGAATTTTTCTTTTAGCTTTCCTGTTACTTGTCTCAAATGTCGGGTGTTGAAGGTGCATCCTGAAATTACTCTTACACGCATGTTCTAtaggaaaatttaaaaaaaaataataattgtagtattctttacttttttatcCTGACATCAAGGATGTGCAACATTTATAACACATATTTGTaaactttttaacatttaattccAGCATTAACacttaaatatgttttggaATACTTAACTGTCTACcctcaggggagggctggcataTTTTGGCCCAGGGGGGAATGTAAAGCCTTGACCCCCTagtaactaacatacacattgGAACACGTATTTATACACACTCCCAAACTAACACATagttacacacactcatgctacacACTCTAATAGACTCATGCTAACgcacaaatacacattcatactaaca
This window of the Spea bombifrons isolate aSpeBom1 chromosome 12, aSpeBom1.2.pri, whole genome shotgun sequence genome carries:
- the FAM83E gene encoding protein FAM83E, with the translated sequence MANSQLQCLEEDQEFVDLTEGNPDFYYSEKQRTALETLLSSGAQAFQNCIKEEGIRHFLSKEEIISIESSATDSELGKIELEDDSELDDDGSISYWPGKSDVPTPMLDLGWPEGGNWKGITRAEVYTHPPSNNAPHIKVIMRRTIQNATKVIAVVMDVFTDPDIFLDLHEAATRRMIPVYIVLNFHHLPSFLQMAETLGINVRYMENMRVRVISGCTFNTRHLRQVTGKLKEKFLLVDGESVITGTYSFTWSDARLERNLITLLTGEITDTFDNEFRTLFAASRPLQRYDFANKDVNSRSPVPSLAVTVPKEPEMVNHNCQPVSEIAEINANGFSSPKKFNTSGMLQPTDILSAPYKSPLVGVPLSKSVNKITERRTVVPVIEKNVGTNSEVNNVTGAPPFSSNITTKTVNLPDYTIRHRLAACRNFEGTSVNVRNGQESHSALSDILKNVQRSRLSVAKTTGGRPSKSLWDLSQLSQLSGCSGEHNPRQNPLELGEESKKPRWTSQDTPAMLLMRHRAFPTDDARIREPSNPHPSGFKPSAIISPIRLQGQLVHGMTSTALPRPWVNPSRHIRPHYY